GCACGCGTACGCAGCGTGACGAGGATCTGCTGTCGATTCTCTATACCTCCGGCACTACCGGTCAGCCCAAGGGCGTGATGCTCTCGGCCCGCGCCATGGCGTTCTCATCGACCAACGCCACAGCGGAGCTGAGCATGACCCCGCAGGATCAGTTCTTCTCCTACCTGCCGCTGTCACATGCCGCCGAGCGCTTTCTGGTGGAGTTCAACAGCCTTTACTGCGGTGCCCCGGTGGGGTTCGTCGAATCGCTGGAGACCTTCGCCAGCGACTTGCGCCATGTGCGCCCGACGGTGTTCTTCTCGGTGCCACGGCTGTGGACGCGCTTTCAGCAAGGCGTGCTGGAGAAGCTGCCGGCGCACAGGCTCGAGCGTCTGCTGCGCATTCCGCTGCTCGGGCGCCTGGTGGCGCGCAAGATCCGCGCAGGGCTGGGGCTGGATCGGGCGCGGGTACTCGTATCGGGGGCTGCGGCAATCTCCACCGGGCTGCTGGAGTGGTACCAGCGTCTGGGCATGACCATTTGCGAGGGCTACGGCATGACCGAGCACTTCGCCTACGGCTGCTTCAATCGTCCGGGGCAGGTGCGTTTCGGCACCGTCGGCAGGCCGATGCCGCATCTGCAGGTGCGCATCAGTGACAGTGGCGAGATTCTGCTGCGTAGCGAGACGCTGATGCAGGGTTATTACCGCGAACCCGAGAAAACCGCTGAAACGCTCAAGGATGGCTGGTTGCACAGCGGTGATCGTGGCCAGCTGGATGAGGCGGGCTACCTGCGCATTACCGGGCGGGTGAAGGACATCTTCAAGACCAGCAAGGGCAAATACGTGGCGCCGGCACCCATCGAGGGCGAGATCGCCAAGAGTCACTGGGTCGAGCAGGTATGCCTGATGGGCAGCAATCTCGACCAGCCGCTGGCCCTGATCGAACTGTCGCCGGCTGCCCGCCAGCAATCGCGCGAGGTGATCGAGCAAGCGCTGTCGTCACACCTGCATGCGGTCAATCAGCAGTTGCAGCCGCATGAGCGCGTCAGCCATTTCTATCTGGTCAGCGAGGGCTGGACGGTGGATAACGGCAGCATGACGCCGACCATGAAGATTCGCCGCAATGTACTTGAGGTGCGTTATGCCGAGGTCATTGACGGTCTGGTCAGCGATGCCGTCATCGTCTGGGAACACTGATTCACCTTACGCCATTACCTGTTTTCTGGAGTCACCATGTCTGGTCCCCTGTCGTCACTGAAGATTCTCGATTTTTCCACGCTGCTGCCGGGGCCGTTCGCGTCGCTGTTGCTGGCCGACATGGGCGCGGAAGTGCTGCGGGTGGAGTCGCCTACGCGCATGGATCTGGTGCGCGTGCTGCCGCCGCACGATGGCGGGACGTCCACCAGCCACGCCTATCTGAACCGCAACAAGCGCAGCATCGCCCTGGACCTCAAGCGCCCCGAAGCGGTGGAGGTGGTCAAGCAACTGGTGAACGAGTACGACATCGTGCTCGAACAGTTCCGCCCTGGCGTGATGGACAAGCTGGGTGTCGGTTACGAGGCGCTCAAGGCGATCAACCCACGGCTGATCTACGTGTCGATCACCGGTTACGGCCAGAGCGGGCCTTATCGCGATCGTGCCGGGCACGACATCAACTACCTGGCACTGGCCGGCATCGCCAGCTACACCGGCCGCCAGGATCGTGGCCCGTTGCCGCTGGGCGTGCAGTTGGCCGATCTGGCGGGCGGTTCGCTGCATGGGGTGATCGGTTTGCTGGCAGCGGTGGTGCAGCGCCAGATCAGTGGCCAGGGCCAGCAGGTCGACGTGAGCATGACCGACTGCGCCTTCAGCCTGAATGGCATGGCCGGTGCCGGCTATCTTGCCGGCGGGGTCGAGCCCGACATGGAAAACCAGGCGCTCAATGGTGGCAGTTTCTATGACTACTACCGCACGCGCGATGGCCGCTGGTTCTCCGTCGGCAGCCTGGAACCGCAGTTCATGCAGCAGTTCTGCGCTGCCATTGGCCGCCCCGAACTGGCGGCGCGGGGGCTGTCGCAGAAGCCCGAGGACCAGCGCGCGCTGAAGCGCGAGATCGAGATCGAGTTCGAGAAACGCGACTTTGCCGAGTGGAGCCAGATGTTCGCCGAACTGGATGCCTGCGTCGAGCCCATGCTGCCGCTGTCCGAGGCGGTGCAGCATCCGCAGATCAGGGCGCGCGAGCTGGTTGTGGAAGTGCCGCGTGAAGGTTTGCCAGCGCAGGCACAACTGGCCTGCCCGCTGAAGTTCTCCGACGGCTTGCCGCCGCCCCGGCATGTGGGCGCGGCAGTTGGTGCGCATACCGAACAGGTGCTGGCGGAGCTGGGCTACGACGCCGAGCGAATCGCCGCGCTGCGCGAGGCGCGCGTGTTCGGTTGAAGCGAGCAAGGGCGGCAGATCATTCCTGGCGCTGCTCGCCGGTGAAATGCAGGGTCGCCTTGCAGCGGCGGCAGTAGTAGCGACGCCCCTTGGCTACCAGCGCGTGACGTTGAGCGGAGAAGGGGAATTCGCCGTCCACGCAACTGCAGCGGTAGATGAAGCGCTTGACCTTACGGCGTTCGACTTCGTAACTGTGGCAGCGATGCGCAGGCAGCTCGTAGACGCCGCGCATGATCAATTGCCATTCCTCGCCGTGGGGTTGAATGCGCGGGCCGAACAGCTGGTGGGCGATCATGTGAGCGACTTCGTGGGGCACCGTCTGGCGCAGGAAGTCTTCATGGTTGGCCCGGTACAGGGGCAGGTTGAAGCGCAGCTTGTTTTCCGTCAGGTGCGCGACGCCCGCCTTCTGCCCACGCAGCTTGAAGCTGATCTCGGGGCGGGCGAAGCGTTGCTTGAAGAAGGCTTCCGCCTGTTGGTAGCAGGCTTCTACGCGGGCGTGAATCTGTTCGGGCATGGCTGGCGCAGGTACGGGCTGAGGGCGGATTATGCCGCAAGCAGCCCGTCTGCGCAGGTATCACTCGTCCCCTGGCGGCTGCATGCGTTCCTGTTGCGTGCCGCGGCTCTGATCCTGTTGCACCGTTCGCTGATAGTCCGGCTCAAGGGTGTAGGTCCAGAACAGGATCATGCTGACCAGTACGGTGACCACCACCAGCAGACCAACGCCGATCATCGATGAGGCGTAGAGAAAGCCCTGCTGATTGTCGATGCGCATGAAGCGCGGCAGGCCGACGTAGATCAGATAAGAGGTATGCGCGCAGGCCGCCAGCAGAACCAGTATCGCCAACCAGCGGGTAGGGTAGAGCGCGGCGATGCCTGCGAGAAAGAAAGGGGTGCAGGCGTAGGCAATGAACCCGATGCACTGGTTGAACGTGGGCCTGGCCTCGAAGGTGCGCGACATGTATCGCAGGAAGTAGCCCATGATGACTACGCCGATCAGCGTCGCCAGATAGAGCAGTACGCTCAACTGCAGAGCGCTTGTCGCCTCAAGACGAATGCGCTCTTTCTCGACCAGGCTCCATCCGACCCAGTGGGTGCCGATGAACAGGCACACCGCGGGTAACAGGCTGAAAAGCAGGAGATAGGGCAGATAATTGGCGCTGTTGCGCTCTTCGTCCTGACGAATCGCCGTCCAGGCGCGGTCCGGGCGGGTGAGAAGGGTATAGAGGTTCGCATACATGGTCTGTCCATCCGCTGACTGCCTTTATAGGTGGGGCAGCCGTAGCGGCCTGGGGTTCAACTCAAATTTTCCACCGCTACGGACAAGAAAAAGGCCGCCCGAGGGCGGCCTGCCGTTTCGTCGATTGTTGATCAGCTGATGTAGACCGGGCCGATGCCCATGCCCCAGAGAATGACCGAGCTGGCGATCATCGCCACCAGCACGACCAGACCGACTGCCAGCACCGAGCTGGAGAACATGAAGCCCTCGTCGTCGGGAATGTTCATGAAGGTCGGTATGCCGACATAGAGCAGGTAGACGGTGTAACAGATCGCTACCGTACCGACGACCATGCCCAGCCACAGATGCGGGTAGAGCGCTGCGAGACCTCCGATGAACAGCGGGGTGGCGGTATAGGCGGCGAAGACCACGCACTGGCTCAGGCTCGGATTGGCATCGTAGGTGCGCGCCATCCAGTGGATGAAAGCGCCCATTACGGCCACGCCAGCGAGCATCGCCAGATAGGACATGATGGTCATCACCATCGCACTGCCTTCGGTAAGCATGACGGGCGCTCGGTCACCGATGGCCCAGCCAACCTGGGTGGTGCCGATATAGGCTGAGATGGCGGGAATCGCCGCGAGAATCAGAACGTGGGTGAGGTACATGTGGCTGATGGATTCCTCCTCGCCACGGATTTCTTGCCATTCTTGATCGGGATGGGTGAAGAGCCCCCAAACGTGGTGGATCATGCCAGACACCTCCTTTTCTTATGACGGTCGCCCCCCTGCGCAAGCCCGGTTTGCATGCTGCTGCACCAAGCGCCAGACCGAATCTATGCGACCTTGTGTCGCAGTATAGGCAGGGCCAGGAGCCGGCGTGGTGTCTGGCTTTAGAGCAAATCGCTCTCTAGCTGCTAGTGGTAATAGCGCTCAAGAATTTCCATGGCCAGGTTGATCGACTGCAACCGCTCTGTGCTGCCGCCCCGATCCGGATGATGCACGCTGACCATTTGTCGGTAGCGCTGCTTGATGCGAGGCAAATCGAGCGTTCGCTCGTGGGCGAGTTCGAACAGCTCCAGTGCTGCCTGCTTTTCGTCGCCGCCCTGCATGCGCGTCCAGAAGCTGGTCAGCAGACGTTCCACATCGCGTTCGTCGGTCTCGCGCAGGTGGCTCATGTCCAGATAGTAGTCGCGCAGCTCGTCGCGTTCGCTCAGCGCTGCGCTACCCGGTTGATAGGGCAGCAGGCGGATGCACAGCGGGCTGATTTCGAGCAGATATGCCTGCTGCTGCCAGAGCCGGTCGCGCAAGCGGTAGAGCGCGTTGAACAGCAAGAAATGCGTGCGAAACAGCACCAGCTTGTCGGTCAGCGGCAGGTTGGGCAGATGGCCGCTGTGGCGCGTCTTGAGCTGCTGGATCAGGGCATATTCGGCCAGCCCGTCGGGGGCTGCCTGCAGCAGCTGCAGGACCTGTTCGGCGAGGTCCTGGCTGGAGTCGAGGTCGTCGTTCATCGGCCGAGACTAGCATTTAGTTGCCGGTGGGGTGGGGCCGCGGCGCCATTGTGCGTAAAATGTCGCGCTTTCGTTCCCACCCCCTCGGATTTCGACGCACCATGGGCACCCTCTCGGTCAACCAGAACAAACTGCAGAAGCGCATTCGCCGCCTGGCCGGCGAGGCCATCACCGACTTCAACATGATCGAGGATGGCGACAAGGTGATGGTCTGCCTGTCCGGCGGCAAGGACAGCTACACCATGCTCGACGTGCTGCTGTATCTGCAGAAGGTGGCGCCGATCAGGTTCGAGATCGTCGCGGTGAACATGGACCAGAAGCAGCCCGGCTTCCCCGAACACGTGCTGCCGCAGTACCTGGAGTCCATCGGTGTGCCGTATCACATCATCGAGAAGGACACCTACTCGGTGGTCAAGGAGAAGATCCCCGAGGGCAAGACCACCTGCTCGCTGTGCTCGCGCCTGCGTCGTGGCACCCTGTACACCTACGCCGACGAGATCGGCGCGACCAAGATGGCCCTGGGGCACCATCGCGACGACATCCTGGAAACCTTCTTCCTCAACATGTTCTACGGCGGTACGCTCAAGGCCATGCCGCCCAAGTTGCTCTCCGACGACGGCCGCAACGTGGTGATCCGCCCGCTGGCCTACTGTGCCGAAGCCGATATCGAGGCCTACAGTCAGCTCAAGGAATTTCCCATCATCCCGTGCAATCTCTGTGGTTCGCAGGAGAACCTGCAGCGCCAGGTGGTCAAGGAGATGCTGCAGGAGTGGGAGCGCAAGAGCCCGGGGCGTGTCGAGATCATGTTCCGCGCCCTGCAGAACGTGCACCCCTCGCAACTGGCCGACCGCAACCTGTTCGATTTCAAGAGCCTGAAGATCGACGACAGCGCCACGCCGCGCTTTGTCGATGTGATGAGCCTGTAAGACTCACGGCCAAAGCCCTCTCCGCAAGCGATGCGGGCAGTGGGGGGCTTTGGCGGGGCACTTGCAGGTCGCAAAGGCCTGGAGTATGGTTCAGCCATCGTTTCGGAGAATTCCATGTCCGCCAGTCTCAACCTCCTGTCCATGCTGCAAGCCGGTGCCGCGCGCACCGTGTTGGCGTGTGCGCAGTCGGTCGCGACTGCGGCGTATTATTTCTTTGGGTATTGGTTTAGCCACAGGCTCGCCTGATACCCACAGGCGGCCTGAGAAACCAGGGTCGCCACCAGAGACGTTTTCCAGAAAACCCCCGGTCGGCAACCCGACCGGGGGTTTTGTTTTTTTCCGGCCTAAAACGGCCACAGATCGAGGATGCACAGATGAACCGTTATTACCGCAACTACCGCTACGACTGGCGATTTAGCAGCGTCACCACCGCCCTGCCACCTTTGCAACGAACACTAAGTTAGCGCCGCGCGGCGCAGGCCGCGCCGGCCAAAGGAACCGCCAGATCATGAATGCTTCCGTCTCCGCTCAACTCGCTTCGTCCGTCACCACTGTCGCCCGCCGCAGCGCCCAGCCGCTGCCCAGCCCCGCCGTATTGCGCCAGCGCCTGCCGCTGCCTGCTGCGCTCGCCCAACGTATTGCCGCTGACCGCGCCGCCATCCGCGCCGTGCTCGATGGTCACGATTCCCGCCTGCTGGTGGTGGTCGGCCCCTGTTCCCTGCACGACCGCGCCTCGGCGCTCGAATACGCCGAGCGTCTGGCCGAACTGGCGCCGCAGGTCGACGACCAGCTGCTGCTGGTGATGCGCGCCTACGTGGAAAAACCGCGCACCACCGTGGGCTGGAAGGGGCTGCTGTACGATCCGCACCTCGATGGCAGCGCCGACATGGCCGAGGGCCTGCGCCTGTCGCGGCAGTTGATGCTGGAGATTCTCGACCGCGGCCTGCCGCTGGCCAGCGAGTTGCTGCAACCGATGGCGGCCGGTTACTTCGATGATCTGCTCGGCTGGGCCGCCATCGGTGCGCGTACCAGCGAGTCGCAGGTGCATCGCGAGATGGTCAGTGGTCTGGATCTGCCGGTGGGTTTCAAGAACGGCACCGACGGCAGCGTCGGCATTGCCTGTGATGCCATGCGCTCGGCGGCGCACCCGCATCAGCATTTCGGCATCGACGATCTGGGCCATCCGGCGTTGCTGCACACCGCCGGCAACCCGGACACCCATCTGGTGCTGCGCGGCGGCCACGGTGCGCCGAATCACGATGCCGCCAATGTTGCCGCTGCGCGCGAGGCTTTGCAGCGCCAGGGCATCGCGCCGCGCATCATGGTCGACTGCAGCCATGCCAACAGCGGCAAGGACCCGCTGCGCCAACCGGCCGTGCTGGAGAGCGTGATCGACCAGCGCCTTGCCGGCGATACCAGCCTGCGCGGGGTGATGCTGGAGAGTCATCTGTTCGACGGTTGCCAAGTGCTCGGCGGAGACCTGCGTTACGGCGTGTCGATCACCGACGGCTGCCTGGGCTGGGCTGGCACCGAAGCGGCGTTGCGCCAGGCGGCCGAGCGTTTGCGTGGTTGAGCCTTGCGGGAGGCGGGGCTCTGCGTGCAGGCTTCGTCATCCGTTTCATGAAGGATTCGATTCATGCATGACTACAAGTGGCTGCACGAGTTCTGCCTCAACCGTTTCGGTTCTGCCAAGGCGCTGGAGGCCAAGCTGCCGCAGCCGCGCAGTGAGGCCGAACTACGCGCGCTGAGCGATGACCGCTACCTGTCGCTGATCAGCCTGCGCATCTTTCGCGCCGGGCTCAAGCACAGCCTGGTAGATGCCAAGTGGCCGGCCTTCGAGGAAGTGTTCTTCGGCTTCGATCCGGAAAAGGTGGTGCTCATGGGCGCCGAGCGCCTGGAGAATCTGATGCAGGATGCGCGGCTGATCCGTCATCTGGGCAAGCTGAAAAGCGTGCCGCGCAATGCCCAGTTCATCCTCGATGTACGCCGCGAGAAGGGCAGTTTCGGCGCGCTGATCGCCGACTGGCCGGTGACCGACATCGTCGGCTTGTGGAAATACCTGGCCAAGCACGGCAATCAGCTCGGCGGGCTGTCGGCACCGCGTTTCCTGCGCATGGTGGGCAAGGACACCTTCATCCCGACCGACGACATGGTCGCGGCATTGAAGGCGCAGGGTGTGATCGACAAGGCCCCGACCAGCCAGAAGGAGCTGGCCGCCGTGCAGGCCGCCTTCAATCAGTGGCAGGCCGAGAGCGGCAGACCGCTATGCCAGCTGTCGGTGATGCTGGCGCACACGGTCAATCATTGAGCGATTGCTGCAGCGCATCGAGCCACTCTCTGGGTACGTCGCGCTTCATTGCCAACTGGCATTGCTGGCTGTCGGGATCGAAGACGATCACCGCTTCACCCTTGTCCAAAGCGCGGCGTACCCGTTGTACACGGGTTTCCAGCGGTGTTTCATCACCGTTATCGGTACCGTCGCGGGTGACGAAGTCTTCGATCAGGGCGGTCAGGGTATCGGCTTGCAGCAGGTGAGCGGGGATCAACACAGCGAATGGACTCCAGTGGTTGGCGCTCATGATAGAGCCATGAGGCGCCACACGGCGAGCGCGCTCAGACCGGGTTGCCGGAATGCTTCAGAAAGCGCTCCAGCGTGCTGTAAAGCAGCCCGCTATCCAGCGGCTTGCCGAGGAAGTCATTCATCCCGGCGTCCAGACCATGCTGGCGGTGTTCTTCAAGGATATGCGCAGTGAGCGCGATGACCGGTACTGCGGCTAGCTGCCGGCTGTGCTCCAGGCGACGGATCTGCCGGGTGGCTTCGAAGCCGTCCATGACCGGCATTTCGCAATCCATCAGAATCAGCTGCACGGCTGCGGGGTCACGGCTGTACTCATCCACGGCGGCCTTGCCGTTGGTGACCAGGCGCACGCCGTAACCGCGTTTCTTCAGGAACCCCTGAACCACCAGCTGGTTCACCGGGTTGTCTTCCGCCACCAGGATGCAGGGGGCGTCGCTACTGTCGCTGCGGATGTTTCTGACCAACTGATGTACCTGTGCTTTGGGTTCTTCGTACAGCCCGGTGAGTGCCTGACGCAGCGCGTTGACCGCCACCGGCTGGGCCAGGTGTTGCAGACGCAGGCCCTGGCTCGCCGGCAATTGCCGGCAGGCCTCGGGCGGGCAGATCAACAGCACGCGCTGCTGAGCCTGCAGTTTTGCCCTGATCGAATCGAGCCAATGGTTGACGCTGCCGGGCCAGGGCGCCATCAGTATCAGCAATGGCGGCGCGGCGAAATGTTCCAGGTAGTCCTGCAGTCGTTCCGGGGTCTGGCAGCGCTCGGTGCGCATGCCCCAGCGGCCGAGCAGGCGGCTCATGGCGTCCAGACCCAGGCCATCGAGTGAGGCGATCAGGGCGGTACGGCCTGCCAGCAGGCGGCTGAGTTCTCCGGGCGTCTCCTGTGCGCTCAGCAAGGGGATGTCGAAGGCAAAGCGCGAGCCCTGGCCGAGGGTGCTCTGCACCTCGATGCGGCCACCCATCATCTCCACCAGTTCCTTGCTGATGGCCAGCCCCAGGCCGCTGCCGCCATACCGGCGTGTGGTACTGGAGTCGCCCTGGGCGAAGGACTCGAACAACTGCGCCAGAGCCTGTTCACTGATGCCGATACCGCTGTCGCTGATGGCGAAGACCAGATGCGGCTTGCCGGAGCTATCACTGCGGCAGCTGACGCTAACTGCCACATGACCTTCCGCGGTGAACTTGAGGGCGTTGCTGAGCAGGTTCATCAGCACCTGCTTGAGCCGTGTCGGGTCGCCCTGAATGTGCCGTGGTACGCCACTTTCCAGGCTGACGTAGAGGCGCAGACGCTTGTCCAGCGCCTGGCCGGTGAACAGGCTGAGGGTATCGGAGATCATGTCTTCGAGATCGAACTCGATCTGCTCCAGGCTAAGCTTGCCCGACTCGATGCGGGCGTAGTCGAGGATGTCGTTGATCACCGCCATCAGCGAGCTGCCGGAGCTGGAAATGGTGTCGACATAAAAGCGCTGACTGCGATCCAGCGATGTTTCGCGCAGCAACTGCAGCATGCCCAGCACGCCATTGAGCGGAGTGCGGATCTCGTGGCTCATCTTGGCCAGGAAGCGGCTCTTGGCCTGACTCTCGAAGGCAGCCTGCTCGGCGGCGCGGCGGGACTGGAAGCCTTCCTCCTTGAGCAGGTTGATACGGTCGGCGAGGCCAATCGAGAGGGTGATCAGCTCGATGGTCACGCCGATCTTCACCACCGTGGCGCCGAATACGCCGAGCACTTCCAGCCCCAGCGAACCGGTGGTGGCCTGGATGAAGGCGAACAGCAGGATGGCCCAGGCCAGGGTGTAGTAGGAGCCGTAGCGCACGCCGCGGCGCCAGACGTAGATGCCGGTCAGCAGGAGGATCAGCGAGACCAGGGAAACGGTGACGCTGGCCAGGATGTTCCAGGCTGCGAAACCGATCAGCGGCACTGACAGCAGGCAGCCGACGCAGATCAGCATCAGCAGGCGCAGGCAGGTGTCCAGACGGGGAAAGTACTGCCGGGCATGAAGGAAATGGCGGCTGAACTGGATGGCCGTGAGGCAATGCAGGTACATCAGGATGTAGATGCTCACCGACTGCAAGGTCACGTGTTCGGGCAGCAGTTTGAACAGCATGCCGTCGAAGCAGGCGGCGAGCAGGCCGACATTGAGATTGTAGGCCAGGTACCAGAGATAGGCCGATTCGCGCAGCGACAGGTAGAGGAACAGGTTGTAGCAGAACATGGCGAACAGCACGCCGTAGAAGGCGCCGTTGAAACCCATCAGATTTTCCTGCGCGGCTGCGCTGGCGCCGTAAGTAGCGAAGAACAACGGCACGAATACCGTGCTGGTGGTTTCCACGCGGACCAGCAGCGTGCTGACGCCGGGTTCGAGCTGCATGGGAAACCAGAAGTTACGGACCTGCACCGGCCGCTGGGAGAAGGCGAAGCTGTCGCCGCTTTCCTGCTGCAGGTGCTTGCCGTCAGGGGTGATCAGGTGAACCTGCAGGTGGTCGAGCAACGGATAGTTGATTTCGAGGTAGCCGCCCAGCTCCTGTTCTAGGGTATTGACCAGGCGAATCCTGAACCACCAGACGGAAGCGTTCTTGCCGAGGTTGATATGGTCGCCGTCGACTTCGTGGAAAAGGTCGTCATCCAGTCCCAGCACCTGCTCTGCGCCAAGGGAGCCGTGCACATCTTCGTAGTAACCGGTGTAAGAGCCCAGAGGCAGGCGCAGGTCGTCGCTATCCAGCGGCGCAGGCGTCAGCGCCCAGCTCGGGCAGGCGAGCCACAACAGCAGCAGGGCCAGGTAAAGGCGAGGCATCCGTGAACCTCACAGGGTGTCGGCAAATCGCGTTGTTTGCCAGACGCCATTCGCAGTGGGCCATGCAGCATGGCCGGGAGTCATTTTTAACGTCGTGTGGCGACGCCCCGAAGGTAACCGGCCGGGAAGGCTGGCCATAAAAAGGGGAGCTGATGCTCCCCTGTCGTCCTTCGTGTCACTTTGCCTTTATGCGTGCGCGCCTTCAAGCGTCTCGGTCGTGTTGCCCAACCAGGCTGTCCACGGGTGGGACGCGGGTATCACTTTCCATCTGCGCGTCATGCTCCAGCTGATGGCTGAAACGTTCCAGCGAACCCTGCGCCGGCTGGGCATCGCTGGCGAATACCGGCGGGCTCATCATGTAGGCGGTGAGCAGGCTGCTGAGAGCCTTGAGGCTGTCGATATGGGTGCGCTCGTAGCCGTGGGTGGCGTCGCAGCCGAAGGCCAGGAGGGCGGTGCGGATGTCATGGCCGGCGGTCACCGCCGACTGCGCATCGCTGTGGTAGTAGCGAAACAGGTCGCGGCGCACCGGCACATCCTGTTCGGCGGCCAGGCGCAGCAGCTGGCGTGACAGGTGATAGTCGTACGGGCCACCGGAGTCCTGCATGGCCACGCTGACCGCATGTTCGCTGGATTGCTGGCCTTGGGCGACCGGGGCGATGTCGATGCCGACGAACTCGCTGACGTCCCAGGGCAGGGCGGCTGCGGCACCCGAGCCGACTTCCTCGGTAATGGTGAACAAGGGATGACAATCGATCATCGGTTGCAGTCCATGGTCGCGAATCGCCTTGAGCGAGGTCAGCAGCGCCGCGACGCCGGCCTTGTCGTCCAGGTGGCGGGCGCTGATATGGCCGCTTTCGGAAAATTCGGGCAGTGGGTCGAAAGCGACGAAATCGCCCACCGAGATTCCCAGCGAGTCGCAATCGGCGCGGGTGGCGCAGTAGGCATCCAGGCGCAGCTCGACGTGGTCCCAGCTGATCGGCAGAGTGTCGACGGCGGTGTTGAAGGCGTGTCCCGAAGCCATCAGCGGCAGTACGCTGCCACGGATAACGCCGTTGTCGGTGAACAGGCTGACACGACTGCCCTCGGCGAAGCGGCTCGACCAGCAACCGACCGGTGCCAGGCCCAGGCGGCCGTTGTCCTTGATCTCGCGGACGATGGCACCAATGGTGTCGAGATGCGCGGAAACCGCGCGGTCAAAGCGTTCGTACTCGCTCTGGCGCCCGCGCAACGTGGCGCGGATGGTGCCGCGGCGGGTCAGTTCGAAGGGGATTTCCAGCTCTTCGAGGCGTTCGGCGACGTAGCGCACGATGGTGTCGGTGAAACCGGTAGGGCTGGGGATGGCGAGCATCTCCAGCAGGACCTTCTGCAGGTAATCCAGATCGGGTTCGGGTAGTTGTTGCATGCAAGCTCCTCGCGTTTGTATTGCCCCTCTCCCGGGTGCGGGAGAGGGCCGGGGAGGGTGTTCAGCTGGTTGCCTGGCTGAGCGGGAACAGCAGATCGACGAAGCGCTCGGCAGTCGGCTGCGGTTCGTGGTTGGCCAGGCCGGCCCGCTCGTTGGCCTCGATGAACACGTAATCGGGTTGATCGGCTGCAGGTACCAGCAGGTCGAGGCCGACAACCGGGATTTCCAGGGCGCGGGCGGCCTTGATCGCCGCGTCGCGCAGTACCGGGTGGAGAATCGCGGTGACGTCTTCCAGGGTGCCGCCGGTATGCAGGTTGGCTGTCTTGCGCACGGCCAGACGCTGGCCGGCCGGCAGCACGCTGTCGTAGTCGAGGCCGGCACCGTGCAGCGTGCGCAGGGTTTCGGCGTCCTTCGGGATACGGCTCTCGCCACCGGTGGCGGCCTGACGACGGCGGCTCTGAGCGTCGATCAG
The sequence above is drawn from the Pseudomonas sp. Z8(2022) genome and encodes:
- a CDS encoding DNA-3-methyladenine glycosylase I; this translates as MHDYKWLHEFCLNRFGSAKALEAKLPQPRSEAELRALSDDRYLSLISLRIFRAGLKHSLVDAKWPAFEEVFFGFDPEKVVLMGAERLENLMQDARLIRHLGKLKSVPRNAQFILDVRREKGSFGALIADWPVTDIVGLWKYLAKHGNQLGGLSAPRFLRMVGKDTFIPTDDMVAALKAQGVIDKAPTSQKELAAVQAAFNQWQAESGRPLCQLSVMLAHTVNH
- a CDS encoding YheU family protein, yielding MLIPAHLLQADTLTALIEDFVTRDGTDNGDETPLETRVQRVRRALDKGEAVIVFDPDSQQCQLAMKRDVPREWLDALQQSLND
- a CDS encoding hybrid sensor histidine kinase/response regulator, which codes for MPRLYLALLLLWLACPSWALTPAPLDSDDLRLPLGSYTGYYEDVHGSLGAEQVLGLDDDLFHEVDGDHINLGKNASVWWFRIRLVNTLEQELGGYLEINYPLLDHLQVHLITPDGKHLQQESGDSFAFSQRPVQVRNFWFPMQLEPGVSTLLVRVETTSTVFVPLFFATYGASAAAQENLMGFNGAFYGVLFAMFCYNLFLYLSLRESAYLWYLAYNLNVGLLAACFDGMLFKLLPEHVTLQSVSIYILMYLHCLTAIQFSRHFLHARQYFPRLDTCLRLLMLICVGCLLSVPLIGFAAWNILASVTVSLVSLILLLTGIYVWRRGVRYGSYYTLAWAILLFAFIQATTGSLGLEVLGVFGATVVKIGVTIELITLSIGLADRINLLKEEGFQSRRAAEQAAFESQAKSRFLAKMSHEIRTPLNGVLGMLQLLRETSLDRSQRFYVDTISSSGSSLMAVINDILDYARIESGKLSLEQIEFDLEDMISDTLSLFTGQALDKRLRLYVSLESGVPRHIQGDPTRLKQVLMNLLSNALKFTAEGHVAVSVSCRSDSSGKPHLVFAISDSGIGISEQALAQLFESFAQGDSSTTRRYGGSGLGLAISKELVEMMGGRIEVQSTLGQGSRFAFDIPLLSAQETPGELSRLLAGRTALIASLDGLGLDAMSRLLGRWGMRTERCQTPERLQDYLEHFAAPPLLILMAPWPGSVNHWLDSIRAKLQAQQRVLLICPPEACRQLPASQGLRLQHLAQPVAVNALRQALTGLYEEPKAQVHQLVRNIRSDSSDAPCILVAEDNPVNQLVVQGFLKKRGYGVRLVTNGKAAVDEYSRDPAAVQLILMDCEMPVMDGFEATRQIRRLEHSRQLAAVPVIALTAHILEEHRQHGLDAGMNDFLGKPLDSGLLYSTLERFLKHSGNPV
- a CDS encoding osmoprotectant NAGGN system M42 family peptidase — its product is MQQLPEPDLDYLQKVLLEMLAIPSPTGFTDTIVRYVAERLEELEIPFELTRRGTIRATLRGRQSEYERFDRAVSAHLDTIGAIVREIKDNGRLGLAPVGCWSSRFAEGSRVSLFTDNGVIRGSVLPLMASGHAFNTAVDTLPISWDHVELRLDAYCATRADCDSLGISVGDFVAFDPLPEFSESGHISARHLDDKAGVAALLTSLKAIRDHGLQPMIDCHPLFTITEEVGSGAAAALPWDVSEFVGIDIAPVAQGQQSSEHAVSVAMQDSGGPYDYHLSRQLLRLAAEQDVPVRRDLFRYYHSDAQSAVTAGHDIRTALLAFGCDATHGYERTHIDSLKALSSLLTAYMMSPPVFASDAQPAQGSLERFSHQLEHDAQMESDTRVPPVDSLVGQHDRDA